In one window of Massilibacterium senegalense DNA:
- the spoIIP gene encoding stage II sporulation protein P has protein sequence MKGSNKKILMYAVDRKQIKNIIFLFIFLIVSLSILSGILTSLDPKYRLYSHSIGEWTSDIQGESFSFVLAYENRYFGQVMSKETLPKNIGAIVFELATNISLDDPRSFLGRELPGFQFFDGRIVVAGEGTDYTNLPVESAPPKELLEKQNEATTTNVETNQKENISAIEDKKVFIYHTHNRESFLPHLEGVKNPNGAYHSEVNITLVGDRLAQEIEKRGIGALVDKSDVTTFLKQEGLQYWQSYKASRQLVEEAIQTNKLQYVIDLHRDSLPKEKTTVTINGTTYARIIFVIGGDHGGYEQNLHLAQTLHRQLDEKYPGLSRGVIQKRGKGVDGIYNQDLSSNSLLIEIGGYANSLEEMYVTTEALADVMSEHYFNQQNGQAQ, from the coding sequence ATGAAAGGATCTAACAAAAAGATCCTCATGTATGCTGTTGACAGAAAGCAAATAAAAAATATCATTTTTCTTTTTATTTTCTTGATTGTTAGTTTATCTATATTGTCAGGTATTTTAACATCATTAGACCCAAAGTATCGTCTTTATTCTCACTCCATTGGAGAATGGACAAGCGATATTCAAGGAGAATCATTTAGTTTTGTATTAGCCTACGAAAATCGTTATTTTGGACAAGTTATGTCTAAAGAAACATTACCTAAAAATATCGGTGCAATTGTGTTTGAATTGGCAACGAATATTTCTTTAGATGATCCGCGTAGCTTTTTAGGACGAGAACTCCCAGGATTTCAGTTTTTTGATGGACGGATTGTCGTTGCAGGGGAAGGGACGGATTATACGAATTTACCAGTGGAATCTGCTCCTCCTAAAGAATTATTAGAGAAACAAAACGAAGCAACGACCACAAATGTAGAAACGAATCAAAAAGAAAATATTTCTGCTATCGAAGATAAAAAAGTGTTTATTTACCATACACATAACCGTGAATCATTTTTACCCCATTTAGAAGGAGTGAAAAATCCAAATGGCGCTTATCATTCCGAAGTCAATATTACCCTTGTTGGAGATCGGTTAGCACAAGAAATAGAAAAGAGAGGAATTGGTGCCTTGGTGGATAAGTCAGATGTTACGACTTTCTTAAAGCAAGAAGGATTACAATATTGGCAATCGTATAAAGCCTCACGACAGCTTGTAGAAGAGGCGATACAAACGAATAAATTGCAATATGTGATTGATTTACATCGCGATTCATTGCCGAAAGAAAAAACAACCGTCACGATTAATGGGACCACATATGCCCGTATAATTTTTGTCATTGGCGGGGATCATGGTGGATATGAACAAAATTTACATTTAGCACAAACGCTCCATCGTCAATTAGATGAAAAGTATCCTGGGTTAAGCCGCGGGGTTATTCAAAAGCGTGGTAAGGGTGTGGATGGTATTTATAATCAAGACTTATCTTCTAACTCGTTATTAATTGAAATTGGCGGATATGCGAATTCATTAGAAGAAATGTATGTTACGACTGAAGCGTTAGCAGATGTGATGAGTGAACATTATTTCAATCAACAAAATGGACAAGCACAATAG
- the gpr gene encoding GPR endopeptidase, producing the protein MQEIQLPRTDLALEAHEMVREEEESKKTEVSGVIIEEDEVEGIKVTKVIVEEEGERRIGKTKGHYVTVEYSLNDEETLKKVMISVLYRFLKERKLGKEKQVLVVGLGNKAVTPDALGPKTVDKLFVTSHLKQLPGNLESEKRSVSAIAPGVMGTTGIETSDVIRGLVNEINPDFMIVIDALAARSVERVNATIQISDTGIAPGSGVGNKRKALNEETFGIPVIAIGIPTVVDAASIVSDTLDYMLQHIVRETAESKTSTYALVPSWMKKKRGKPMEVESKERQKILGIVGTLDEEEKRQFLYEVLASYEKNLMVTPKEVDMYIETFASVLADSLNEALHQ; encoded by the coding sequence ATGCAAGAGATACAATTACCGAGAACCGATTTAGCACTTGAAGCTCATGAAATGGTGAGGGAAGAAGAAGAATCAAAGAAGACAGAAGTGAGCGGTGTCATTATTGAAGAGGATGAAGTAGAAGGAATTAAAGTAACAAAAGTAATCGTAGAGGAGGAAGGGGAACGACGAATCGGAAAAACGAAAGGGCATTATGTCACGGTTGAATATTCATTAAATGATGAAGAAACATTAAAAAAAGTGATGATTAGTGTATTGTATCGTTTTTTAAAGGAACGAAAACTTGGAAAGGAAAAGCAAGTGTTAGTCGTTGGGTTAGGAAATAAGGCGGTGACCCCCGATGCGTTAGGTCCTAAAACGGTTGATAAACTTTTTGTTACGAGTCATTTAAAACAACTTCCAGGTAATCTGGAATCAGAAAAACGCTCGGTTAGTGCGATAGCGCCAGGAGTAATGGGTACAACAGGCATTGAAACAAGTGATGTCATCCGCGGATTAGTGAACGAAATAAACCCTGATTTTATGATTGTGATTGATGCATTAGCAGCACGCTCGGTAGAAAGGGTGAATGCTACCATTCAAATTTCAGACACAGGAATCGCTCCTGGTAGCGGGGTAGGTAATAAGCGGAAAGCGTTAAATGAAGAAACGTTTGGTATTCCTGTCATTGCAATCGGAATTCCAACGGTAGTAGACGCTGCTTCGATTGTTAGTGATACGCTTGATTATATGTTGCAACATATTGTTCGAGAAACAGCGGAAAGTAAAACATCTACGTATGCGTTAGTTCCATCATGGATGAAGAAAAAACGAGGGAAACCGATGGAAGTTGAATCAAAAGAAAGACAAAAAATTTTAGGTATCGTTGGCACGTTAGATGAGGAAGAAAAACGACAATTTTTATATGAAGTGTTAGCTTCCTATGAAAAAAATCTTATGGTTACGCCAAAAGAAGTGGATATGTATATTGAAACGTTTGCTTCTGTGTTAGCAGATAGTTTAAATGAAGCACTTCATCAATAG
- the rpsT gene encoding 30S ribosomal protein S20, with protein sequence MPNIKSAIKRVKINDDRRTRNIQVKSAMRTAIKRFEQTIEANDVEAAKAAFLEATKKVDKAVSKGILHKNTAARTKSKLATKLNGLSA encoded by the coding sequence ATGCCAAACATTAAATCTGCGATTAAACGTGTGAAAATTAACGATGATCGTCGCACTCGCAACATCCAAGTAAAATCTGCAATGCGTACAGCGATTAAACGTTTCGAACAAACAATCGAGGCTAATGATGTAGAAGCTGCAAAAGCTGCGTTTTTAGAAGCTACTAAAAAAGTGGATAAAGCAGTTAGCAAAGGAATTCTTCATAAAAACACAGCAGCCCGTACAAAATCAAAACTTGCAACTAAATTAAACGGTCTATCTGCATAA
- a CDS encoding CsxC family protein, whose translation MDREHKNDGCTLVRSQMESECSNLPHFPEQTIEALVVLAQPTIQVCVEADIELAEPALEIKRSKKDVSLTQCKLLPGLKVDETMHRHKLFLSGYIRKNIEYATVNKVTSSAVCGPMHHATAHIPFHCCTTLDFSSSLPLMGERNAMEMPIMQTDKGGNFQEERQFSEIVTYKEQPFCEIVAVQFFEIDFAPHHQKTKELPNEHTFKIIREKIVMELTVKVLQKQQVQLSNEMKVVHDKELQAEQTIILTEETMLNRLVQKKEEQIANENMQKQQDVEFSNYSEEKKTVLDEEEQMDCS comes from the coding sequence ATGGATAGAGAACATAAAAATGATGGGTGTACGTTAGTTCGTTCGCAAATGGAGTCCGAATGTTCCAATCTTCCGCATTTTCCAGAACAAACAATTGAAGCATTAGTCGTCTTGGCGCAACCGACGATTCAGGTATGTGTGGAAGCCGATATTGAACTTGCTGAACCTGCCTTAGAAATAAAACGAAGCAAAAAAGATGTATCATTAACGCAATGTAAGCTATTGCCTGGTTTAAAAGTAGATGAAACAATGCATCGACACAAATTATTTTTATCTGGATATATTCGAAAAAACATTGAATATGCAACGGTCAATAAAGTGACGTCTTCTGCTGTATGTGGTCCAATGCATCATGCTACTGCTCATATTCCATTTCATTGTTGTACAACGCTAGATTTTAGTTCTTCTCTTCCGTTAATGGGGGAACGGAACGCAATGGAAATGCCAATTATGCAAACGGATAAAGGAGGGAATTTTCAAGAAGAGCGACAATTTTCAGAAATAGTTACGTATAAAGAACAACCTTTTTGTGAAATCGTCGCAGTACAATTTTTTGAAATTGATTTTGCTCCACATCATCAAAAAACAAAAGAGTTACCAAATGAACATACTTTTAAAATAATTAGGGAAAAAATCGTGATGGAATTAACAGTGAAGGTATTGCAGAAACAACAAGTGCAATTATCAAATGAAATGAAAGTGGTACATGATAAAGAGCTGCAAGCTGAGCAGACGATTATTTTAACGGAAGAAACGATGCTAAATAGATTGGTACAAAAAAAAGAAGAACAAATAGCTAACGAAAACATGCAAAAACAACAGGATGTGGAATTTTCGAATTACTCGGAGGAAAAAAAGACAGTATTGGATGAGGAAGAACAAATGGATTGTTCTTAG
- a CDS encoding CsxC family protein, with product MERKVMPKGCASVNQPTQQQQQNCSVVANTQGECPNIPYFPNTIKTDVVLAEPTIQVCVEADIQLEQPAIEIKRVKKDIVITQCKLVPSTWGVYKLFIGGYIRKNIEYATRTTSTSSGVCGDIRHMTAHVPYSCCTPIEIPGGGPWPDQGYRYGNQSPFLADSGDRPRFDKTQFDEYVYYVEQPRCELVYAEFHEIDFAPPNTTTPVSGIDDEVTFQRLREKIVVDVMVKVLQKQQVEIPTAVFSARAKEEQNQVNNGNQKLLGHQ from the coding sequence ATGGAAAGAAAAGTCATGCCAAAAGGTTGTGCATCGGTAAATCAACCGACGCAACAACAACAACAAAATTGTAGTGTCGTTGCAAATACGCAAGGAGAATGTCCAAATATCCCTTACTTCCCAAATACGATTAAAACAGATGTTGTTTTAGCAGAGCCAACTATTCAAGTATGTGTGGAAGCGGATATTCAATTAGAACAGCCGGCGATTGAAATTAAACGAGTAAAAAAAGATATCGTCATTACGCAATGTAAATTAGTACCATCCACTTGGGGTGTATATAAATTATTTATTGGAGGATATATTCGAAAAAATATCGAGTATGCAACTCGAACAACATCAACATCATCTGGCGTTTGTGGAGATATTCGTCATATGACAGCACACGTTCCGTATTCTTGCTGTACACCAATTGAAATTCCAGGGGGTGGCCCATGGCCAGATCAAGGATATAGATATGGCAATCAAAGTCCATTCTTAGCAGATAGTGGGGATCGTCCGCGTTTTGATAAAACACAATTTGACGAATATGTGTATTATGTAGAACAACCACGCTGTGAATTAGTATATGCAGAATTCCATGAAATCGACTTTGCACCACCTAACACAACGACACCGGTTTCTGGGATTGATGATGAAGTAACGTTCCAACGTTTAAGAGAAAAAATTGTTGTAGATGTAATGGTAAAAGTGTTACAAAAACAACAAGTGGAAATTCCAACAGCTGTTTTTTCAGCGAGAGCAAAAGAAGAACAAAATCAAGTGAATAATGGGAATCAAAAATTGTTAGGTCATCAATAA
- the holA gene encoding DNA polymerase III subunit delta, with protein MSSIDFFEQLKRSNNPASIYFLYGAESFLIERAKEQIIKKVLKEEELEFNVSQFDLEDTPVQVAVTDCETLPFFGDYRVVIMKNPIFLTANKDKTKVEHDPKTLEAYIASPNPQTILIVVAPYEKLDERKKLVKTFKKSATVLEAATMDERTLIQWIVQMAHKQHRQMKEAVAEQLIALTGKNLSLIHKEMEKLLLASHDEEEITEAHIETFVPRTMEDNIFALINEIANRNIGKAFFILKDLYIQKEEPIKILMLIARQVRIIYHVTGLTTKGYSQKQMAQMLKIPPFAVKLAMGQGKKFSVKELETILGFCAQYDYEIKSGKIDKFLAIELLLAQTAKTSK; from the coding sequence ATGTCATCCATAGATTTTTTTGAACAATTAAAACGTTCTAATAACCCTGCTTCCATTTACTTTTTATACGGAGCAGAATCTTTTTTAATCGAACGTGCAAAAGAACAAATTATCAAAAAAGTATTGAAAGAAGAAGAACTTGAATTTAATGTATCCCAATTTGATTTAGAAGATACACCAGTTCAAGTAGCGGTAACAGATTGCGAAACGTTACCCTTTTTTGGAGATTACCGGGTAGTGATTATGAAAAACCCGATATTTTTAACAGCAAATAAAGATAAAACGAAAGTAGAACACGACCCAAAAACGCTAGAAGCGTACATAGCATCACCAAATCCACAAACCATTTTAATCGTAGTAGCGCCGTACGAAAAATTAGATGAGCGGAAAAAACTTGTGAAAACATTTAAAAAAAGTGCCACGGTGCTTGAAGCAGCAACGATGGATGAACGGACGTTAATTCAGTGGATTGTCCAAATGGCGCATAAACAACACCGTCAAATGAAGGAGGCAGTAGCAGAGCAATTAATCGCGTTAACTGGTAAAAATTTATCGCTTATTCATAAAGAAATGGAAAAATTACTATTAGCGAGTCATGATGAAGAAGAAATTACGGAAGCGCATATTGAAACGTTTGTTCCACGAACGATGGAAGATAATATTTTTGCATTAATAAATGAAATAGCCAATCGAAATATTGGAAAGGCATTTTTTATTTTAAAAGATTTATATATCCAAAAAGAAGAGCCGATTAAAATTTTAATGTTAATTGCTAGACAAGTTCGCATTATTTATCATGTGACGGGGTTAACTACGAAAGGCTATAGTCAAAAGCAAATGGCTCAAATGTTAAAAATCCCTCCTTTTGCCGTGAAATTAGCAATGGGACAAGGAAAAAAATTCTCCGTAAAAGAATTAGAAACGATATTAGGCTTTTGTGCGCAATATGATTACGAAATCAAAAGCGGGAAAATAGATAAATTTTTGGCAATCGAGTTGTTGTTAGCGCAAACCGCCAAAACGAGCAAGTAA
- a CDS encoding YqzM family protein produces the protein MNEFEQNVQCKRNDAIDSGVGFLVSFGFFATIFIIGTIFQSLA, from the coding sequence ATGAATGAATTCGAACAAAACGTACAATGTAAACGGAACGATGCGATTGATTCGGGCGTTGGCTTTTTAGTTTCCTTTGGCTTTTTTGCAACTATTTTTATTATTGGTACAATTTTCCAATCCCTAGCGTAA
- a CDS encoding DNA internalization-related competence protein ComEC/Rec2, translating into MDHAFVYVIAFLYFLFLLYTRKRLLLVSGCIFLLGYFYYEYVDKANQTLLSSSINEIKGSVVSIPKIDGDSSSFFFRLENGEKVMVSYKLQSPQEKQQVEKLMIHSACQLKGEMINPEGKTNPYAFDYQKYLREKKVHWIFRSTAIYCTPLVDPSISQKIRLYRQANIQKLEHTVHGETKSVLQALVFGYQDGFVPALHDAYRQLGIIHLLVISGSHVSIFTAILFFFMIRIGMTRERSLELLLILLPVYAVITGESPSVVRACLMAFFLCFSLRFRFFMKPIDAISLAAFVMLLFQPYLLFHAGFQLTFMISLCLVLSSTYILSLSSYAKQMFITSLISELASLPILLFHFYEVSMISLLVNLLYIPIMTILIFPLAYIVYFFPSLFGVPFILESLLRICHRFFLWLTMDSTFMLTVGKPSLVWVGLMYSAIFSFFVVMEKGESFRTWLRPLFLCLMIFLFPIFHPYFSSKGEITMIDVGQGESMLIELPKRKGVYLIDTGGVMNYEKETWKQKKDPFDTGEDIVVPLLKAKGITKIDRLILTHGDMDHIGGAMGILREINVKEVWYPSMPITSDLEKDVMQQLKKQGIPVRFVKAGDEQKDPFCDWHVVNPAAGSEASDNNQSIVLYAEIGGLSWLFTGDLEKEGEQKIMEQYPDLRIDVLKAGHHGSKTSTSSEWIAHLQPKWIYISVGRNNRFNHPHPEVIETLEAVNKPIFRTDKQGAIIYTFHGKEKGTFSVTKQKRD; encoded by the coding sequence ATGGATCATGCGTTTGTTTATGTAATAGCATTTCTTTATTTTCTTTTTTTATTGTATACCCGGAAACGACTTTTACTCGTTTCCGGTTGTATCTTTCTTCTTGGTTATTTTTACTACGAGTATGTGGACAAAGCTAATCAAACCCTTCTTTCCTCTTCAATAAATGAAATAAAAGGGTCAGTAGTGTCGATTCCAAAAATAGATGGGGACTCGAGCTCTTTTTTCTTTCGATTAGAGAATGGGGAAAAGGTAATGGTTTCGTATAAACTTCAGTCGCCTCAAGAAAAACAACAGGTGGAAAAGCTCATGATTCATTCCGCTTGCCAATTAAAAGGAGAAATGATTAATCCAGAAGGAAAGACGAATCCATATGCATTTGATTATCAAAAATATTTACGTGAAAAAAAAGTACATTGGATTTTTCGCAGTACTGCTATTTATTGTACCCCTCTAGTAGATCCCTCAATCAGTCAAAAAATACGGTTGTATCGCCAAGCGAACATTCAAAAATTAGAACATACCGTACATGGTGAAACAAAATCGGTTTTACAAGCGCTCGTTTTCGGTTACCAGGATGGTTTTGTCCCAGCGCTTCACGATGCTTATCGTCAATTAGGAATTATTCATTTACTAGTTATTTCAGGAAGTCATGTTTCGATTTTTACTGCAATACTTTTCTTTTTTATGATTCGAATCGGAATGACAAGGGAACGGTCATTAGAACTTTTACTCATTCTGCTACCTGTATATGCTGTCATCACAGGGGAGAGTCCATCGGTTGTTAGGGCTTGTTTGATGGCCTTTTTTCTTTGTTTTTCCTTGCGATTTCGATTTTTTATGAAGCCAATTGATGCGATTAGTTTAGCCGCATTCGTGATGTTGCTTTTTCAACCATATTTGTTGTTTCACGCAGGTTTTCAACTGACCTTTATGATTAGCTTATGCCTTGTCTTATCTTCGACGTACATCTTATCATTATCTTCTTACGCAAAACAAATGTTTATTACTTCTCTTATTTCAGAATTAGCTAGTTTACCGATTTTATTGTTTCACTTTTATGAAGTATCGATGATTAGTCTTCTTGTTAATCTCCTTTACATTCCGATTATGACCATTCTTATTTTTCCGCTTGCTTATATCGTTTATTTTTTCCCATCTTTATTTGGTGTTCCGTTTATATTGGAAAGTTTGTTGCGTATTTGTCATCGTTTCTTTCTTTGGTTAACAATGGATAGTACCTTTATGTTAACGGTGGGAAAACCGTCCTTAGTTTGGGTAGGATTAATGTATAGTGCTATTTTTTCCTTTTTTGTTGTGATGGAAAAAGGAGAATCCTTTCGAACGTGGTTACGACCACTTTTTCTTTGTTTGATGATTTTTTTGTTTCCAATCTTCCATCCATATTTTTCTTCTAAAGGAGAGATTACGATGATTGATGTCGGGCAAGGCGAAAGTATGTTAATTGAGTTACCAAAACGAAAAGGTGTGTATCTAATTGATACAGGTGGGGTGATGAACTATGAAAAAGAAACGTGGAAGCAGAAGAAAGATCCATTTGATACAGGAGAAGATATAGTCGTTCCATTATTAAAAGCAAAAGGAATTACGAAAATTGATCGTTTAATTTTAACACATGGAGATATGGACCACATTGGTGGAGCGATGGGGATTTTACGTGAAATAAATGTAAAAGAAGTTTGGTATCCATCTATGCCAATTACCTCTGATTTAGAAAAAGATGTGATGCAACAATTAAAAAAACAGGGAATTCCTGTTCGTTTTGTAAAAGCAGGAGACGAACAAAAGGATCCTTTTTGTGATTGGCACGTCGTAAATCCAGCAGCAGGAAGTGAAGCATCTGATAATAATCAATCGATTGTTTTATATGCGGAAATAGGAGGATTATCTTGGCTATTTACAGGAGACCTTGAAAAAGAAGGAGAACAAAAAATAATGGAACAGTATCCAGATTTACGAATAGATGTGTTAAAAGCAGGACATCATGGTAGTAAAACGTCTACCAGTAGTGAGTGGATAGCACACCTTCAACCGAAATGGATCTATATTTCTGTCGGGCGCAATAATCGATTTAATCACCCTCATCCCGAAGTAATCGAAACGCTTGAAGCGGTAAATAAACCAATTTTTCGAACGGACAAACAAGGAGCGATTATTTATACGTTTCATGGAAAAGAAAAAGGAACTTTTTCAGTTACGAAACAAAAAAGAGACTAA
- a CDS encoding ComE operon protein 2 — MEPERISWDEYFMAQAHLLALRSTCTRLSVGATIVRDKRIIAGGYNGSVSGDVHCIDEGCYVVDNHCVRTIHAEVNALLQCAKFGIPTHGAEIYVTHFPCLHCSKAIVQAGIKAVYYASDYKNDPYALELYQNAGVKLKRVEFNSLYIEREPEKKRATIHALKDKLIEKGVADEEIQRLLTDLFS; from the coding sequence ATGGAACCAGAACGTATTTCATGGGATGAATATTTTATGGCGCAAGCTCACTTACTTGCACTGAGAAGTACTTGTACACGTCTTTCGGTAGGAGCGACGATTGTTCGAGATAAACGAATTATTGCAGGTGGTTATAACGGTTCAGTGAGCGGAGATGTTCATTGTATAGATGAAGGATGTTATGTCGTAGATAATCATTGTGTCCGCACTATTCATGCGGAAGTAAATGCATTGCTTCAATGTGCAAAGTTTGGTATTCCAACGCATGGCGCAGAAATTTATGTAACACATTTTCCGTGTTTACATTGTTCAAAAGCAATTGTCCAAGCAGGAATTAAGGCTGTTTATTATGCAAGCGATTATAAAAATGATCCATACGCTTTAGAATTGTATCAAAATGCGGGAGTGAAATTAAAAAGAGTAGAATTTAATTCGCTTTATATTGAAAGAGAACCAGAAAAAAAACGAGCGACTATTCATGCATTAAAAGATAAATTAATTGAAAAAGGTGTAGCAGATGAGGAGATACAACGACTATTAACTGATCTTTTTTCTTAA
- a CDS encoding helix-hairpin-helix domain-containing protein — protein sequence MFSFFSKRQWLMFGGCSMMLAGALFYFYWPSNQEKEPEQLPMEVGEHAMKTEDEKAPVPNETTKDEKAPVDVVIDVKGEVMSPGVYTMKSNERVLDAIKIAGGMTSEASTTTINLAELLHDSMVIYVPSIHEEQVNETIGPNTEKDKEKVLLNQATAQELETVPGIGPSKAAAIIQYREENGKFATVDDLTNVPGIGDKTLENIRDYFIVK from the coding sequence ATGTTTTCTTTTTTTTCAAAACGACAATGGCTTATGTTTGGAGGCTGTAGTATGATGCTAGCTGGTGCACTTTTCTATTTTTATTGGCCTTCGAATCAAGAAAAAGAACCGGAGCAACTCCCAATGGAGGTTGGGGAGCATGCCATGAAAACAGAAGACGAAAAAGCGCCTGTGCCAAACGAAACAACGAAAGACGAAAAAGCACCTGTTGATGTTGTGATTGATGTGAAGGGAGAAGTAATGTCTCCTGGCGTGTATACGATGAAAAGTAATGAACGAGTATTAGATGCTATTAAAATAGCTGGTGGAATGACGAGTGAAGCAAGTACGACAACCATTAATTTAGCAGAATTATTGCATGATTCTATGGTAATCTATGTTCCTAGTATTCATGAAGAACAAGTAAATGAAACGATTGGTCCTAACACTGAAAAGGATAAAGAAAAGGTTTTGTTAAACCAAGCAACAGCACAGGAGTTGGAAACTGTCCCGGGAATTGGGCCATCAAAAGCAGCTGCGATTATTCAATATCGAGAAGAAAACGGGAAGTTTGCAACAGTAGATGATTTAACAAATGTTCCTGGAATAGGCGATAAAACGTTAGAAAATATTCGCGATTATTTTATTGTCAAATAA